One Labrus mixtus chromosome 12, fLabMix1.1, whole genome shotgun sequence DNA segment encodes these proteins:
- the LOC132984653 gene encoding fatty acid-binding protein, brain isoform X2 — MVDAFCATWKLVDSENFDEYMKALGVGFATRQVGNVTKPTVIISQEGDKVVVRTQSTFKNTEISFKLGEEFDETTADDRNCKSTVTMDGDKLVHVQKWDGKETKFVREIKDGKMVMNLTFEDIHAVRSYEKA; from the exons ATGGTCGACGCCTTCTGTGCCACTTGGAAACTGGTCGACAGTGAGAACTTTGATGAGTACATGAAAGCTCTCG GTGTGGGTTTTGCCACCCGACAGGTTGGAAATGTCACCAAGCCCACTGTGATCATCAGCCAGGAGGGCGACAAGGTGGTGGTCCGCACCCAGAGCAccttcaaaaacacagagatctcCTTCAAGCTGGGAGAGGAGTTCGACGAAACCACCGCTGATGACAGGAACTGCAAA TCCACAGTGACGATGGACGGAGACAAGCTGGTCCACGTCCAGAAGTGGGACGGCAAAGAGACCAAGTTCGTCAGAGAGATCAAGGACGGCAAAATGGTCATG aaTCTGACCTTTGAAGACATCCATGCGGTGCGTAGCTACGAGAAGGCATGA
- the LOC132984653 gene encoding fatty acid-binding protein, brain isoform X1, translating into MVDAFCATWKLVDSENFDEYMKALGVGFATRQVGNVTKPTVIISQEGDKVVVRTQSTFKNTEISFKLGEEFDETTADDRNCKSTVTMDGDKLVHVQKWDGKETKFVREIKDGKMVMVRRTHPDHTQTNDSLSSV; encoded by the exons ATGGTCGACGCCTTCTGTGCCACTTGGAAACTGGTCGACAGTGAGAACTTTGATGAGTACATGAAAGCTCTCG GTGTGGGTTTTGCCACCCGACAGGTTGGAAATGTCACCAAGCCCACTGTGATCATCAGCCAGGAGGGCGACAAGGTGGTGGTCCGCACCCAGAGCAccttcaaaaacacagagatctcCTTCAAGCTGGGAGAGGAGTTCGACGAAACCACCGCTGATGACAGGAACTGCAAA TCCACAGTGACGATGGACGGAGACAAGCTGGTCCACGTCCAGAAGTGGGACGGCAAAGAGACCAAGTTCGTCAGAGAGATCAAGGACGGCAAAATGGTCATGGTGAGACGGACGCACCcagatcacacacaaacaaatgattctctttcttctgtttaG